In the Candidatus Methylomirabilota bacterium genome, GCGGCTCGATGCGGCCCGTGCGGGGATCGTAAGATAGGACCTCGACCTCTCGCCGCTGGTTCACGAGCTTGCCAATCTTCTCCGTGCTTCCATCGGCCAGCACGACTCGCGTCGTGTAGTGCAAGCAGCCGAACATAACGCCTATCTTCTCGCGTATTTGATTGATGAAGATGACCGCCCCGCCCGAGCGCGCGATGGCCGCCGTGAGCTTGCGCAGCGCTTGCGACATGAGGCGCGCCTGCAAGCCGGGGAGCGAGTCGCCCATGTCGCCGTCGAGCTCGGCGCGCGGCACGAGGGCCGCCACGGAGTCGATCACGATCACGTCGACGGCGTTCGAGCGCACGAGGGTCTCGGCGATCTCGAGGGCCTGCTCGCCCGTGTCGGGCTGGGAGATGAGGAGCTCGTCGGTATTGACGCCCAGATTCTTCGCGTAGATGGGGTCGAGGGCGTGTTCGGCGTCGATGAACGCGGCGGTACCGCCCCCATGCTGCGCCTCGGCGATGATGTGAAGCGCCAGCGTCGTCTTGCCCGAGGACTCCGGGCCGTAGATCTCGGTGACGCGCCCGCGCGGGATGCCGCCGATCCCCAGCGCCACATCGAGCGAGAGCGCCCCCGTCGGGATGACCGAGATCTCGTCGAACACCCCGCCCTGACCCAGGCGCATGATGGCGCCCTTGCCGAACTGACGGTCTATGGACGCGATGGCCAGGTCGAGGGCCTGCCTGCGATCGCTCTTCGCTACTTCTGCCATGGATGATCCTCCGGAGGCGCGCAAACGCCCGATTCGACAAGCAGTTCAATCATTCTAGAATTCGCCCCGCTTCAAAGTCAAAACAAACAGCCTTCGACCACCCATCCTGACCCACCCAGCGGCGTTGTCAATGTCCTTCGTGAGATACGGAGCACCCACAGGGCCCCTACTGGGGGCGGAGGGCCACGGCCGCGATGCCGGTATAGCGCGCGCCCGAGGGGAAGAGGTCGCTGCGCATGAGGGAAATGGCCTCCACGGACATCGTTCCGAAGCTCAGCGTGGCCCCGCGGGTCAGGCTGGCTCGGGTTTCGGCCATCCCCTCGCGCCGAGAGCGACGCTCGTCCACGATGCGGCCAATGGTGACATGGGCCTGCCAGGCCCGTGCTTCGAGCGGGAAGCCGCGGGTCTCGAGAGTTCTGGCCACGCGGGCCTGGAGATCACGCACCTCCTTGCTGCCCTCGGCGATGCCCACCCAGAGCGTGCGTGGGTGCTCGAGACCGGGAAAGGCGCCCAGACCTCGGAGGCCCATCGTGAAAGGGGCCACGCCGCGGACGGCCTCCTCGAGGGCGGGCACGATGTCGGCGAGCTGCTCCTCGGTCTGATCGCCCAGGAAGCGAAGCGTGACGTGCAGGTTGTGTGGCGCCACCCAGGCGACCACGCGGGAGAGCGGGCGGAGCCGGTCCATCTCGGCGGAGACGGCCCGTCGCGTCTGCTCGGAGAGGAAGATGCCGACGAATGCCCGCGGCATCAGCGCTGCAGTCGCCGGCGGAGCATGTCCAGCGCCGCCTGGGAGGACTGCCATTTGATCGCGGTCCGTCCCCCCGCGAACCGATGCCGCCTGACCTCGACACCCTCGGGGGCGGCGCACGCGACATAGACGGTGCCCACGGGCTTCTCGGGGCTGCCGCCGTCGGGGCCGGCGATGCCCGTCACCGCGAGCCCGCAGGGTGATCCGGATACTCGGCAAATGCCCGTGACCATCGCTTCGGCCACCGGACCGCTCACCGCGCCATGGGCGCGCAGGAGCGGCTCGGGAACTCCCAGCAGCTCTTCCTTGGCGCGGTTCGAGTAGACGATGACGCCCCTCTCGACCCAGCCGGAAGATCCCGCGACATTGGTGAGACGGTGCCCGACGAGCCCGCCTGTGCACGACTCGGCCACCGACACCGTCAGGCCCCGCTCGCGCAGCAGCCGGCCGACCACGGCCTCGAGGCTCTCGTCGTCCTGGCCATAGCAATCGAGGCCGAGCGCCGCCCGCACCTCGGCCTCCACGGGAGCGAGCGCGGCCTCCGCCAGCGAACGGTTGGCCCCGCGCGCGACCAGGCGGACATGGACATCGCCCTCGACGGACACGCAGGACACCGAGACGGTGCCGTCCTTGCCGAGCCAGGAGCCGAGACGCTCCTCGGCCTCGGCCGGACCGAGTCCAGTGGTCAGGAGCACGCGCTGAATGACTGCCTCATCGGCAGAGACAGTCGGGAGCGCCCTGAGGAAATTCCCGATCAAGAGCTCGAGGTGCGGAGAGCCCAGAGGCAGGACCACGAGAGTTCCGCTCTGCCCCGTGAGAGACCAGCCATCCCATCCATCAGGGGCCGAGGGCAAGAGCTCGGCGCCCTTGGGCAACAGGGCAAGTCGGTCGAGTCGACGGGGCATGGCCTGCCCGCGCTGGGTGAAGGCGGCCTCGAGCAGGGCCAGCCGGCGCTCGTTGAGGACGAGCCGGGCCCCGGTCAGCCGCGCGACCAGCCTGGGCACGAGCTCGCCGGCCGAGCCGCCGGGCTGAGCGAGGACGAAGGTCAGCCCCCCGGCCTCGAGCGCTCCGCGGAGCGCGGGC is a window encoding:
- a CDS encoding nicotinamide-nucleotide amidohydrolase family protein, with protein sequence MSSAWVLTVSDGAADDAVARTVARILAAEGIPVASRQVVDEVESALEPALRGALEAGGLTFVLAQPGGSAGELVPRLVARLTGARLVLNERRLALLEAAFTQRGQAMPRRLDRLALLPKGAELLPSAPDGWDGWSLTGQSGTLVVLPLGSPHLELLIGNFLRALPTVSADEAVIQRVLLTTGLGPAEAEERLGSWLGKDGTVSVSCVSVEGDVHVRLVARGANRSLAEAALAPVEAEVRAALGLDCYGQDDESLEAVVGRLLRERGLTVSVAESCTGGLVGHRLTNVAGSSGWVERGVIVYSNRAKEELLGVPEPLLRAHGAVSGPVAEAMVTGICRVSGSPCGLAVTGIAGPDGGSPEKPVGTVYVACAAPEGVEVRRHRFAGGRTAIKWQSSQAALDMLRRRLQR
- the thpR gene encoding RNA 2',3'-cyclic phosphodiesterase, producing the protein MPRAFVGIFLSEQTRRAVSAEMDRLRPLSRVVAWVAPHNLHVTLRFLGDQTEEQLADIVPALEEAVRGVAPFTMGLRGLGAFPGLEHPRTLWVGIAEGSKEVRDLQARVARTLETRGFPLEARAWQAHVTIGRIVDERRSRREGMAETRASLTRGATLSFGTMSVEAISLMRSDLFPSGARYTGIAAVALRPQ